The Candidatus Polarisedimenticolaceae bacterium genome has a window encoding:
- a CDS encoding cytochrome b/b6 domain-containing protein, whose amino-acid sequence MSEKIVRFNVAQRLEHFAIMSLFTILTVTGFPQKYWSAGWAQSFSSAVGGVETLRLVHRVSGILFSVLCVYHLLYVGFFSLTGRFKLTMVPTRQDFADAIRTLRYYLGLESHGAKFDRYDYRQKFEYWGMVAGGLLMVFTGLLLYYPVFFTAFLPGQLVPAAKVAHSNEGLMAFLVVITWHIYNAHLSPDVFPFDTAIFTGKISRERMHHEHPLELERMEAGNDPARRKA is encoded by the coding sequence ATGAGCGAGAAGATCGTCCGATTCAACGTCGCGCAGCGCCTCGAGCACTTCGCGATCATGTCGTTGTTCACGATCCTCACCGTCACGGGTTTCCCGCAGAAGTACTGGTCGGCGGGGTGGGCCCAGTCGTTCTCCTCCGCGGTCGGCGGCGTCGAGACGCTCCGGCTCGTCCACCGGGTGAGCGGGATCCTCTTCTCGGTCCTGTGCGTCTACCACCTCCTCTACGTGGGCTTCTTCTCGCTCACCGGTCGCTTCAAGCTCACGATGGTGCCGACGCGCCAGGACTTCGCGGACGCGATCCGGACGCTGCGTTACTACCTCGGACTCGAGTCGCACGGCGCGAAGTTCGACCGTTACGACTATCGTCAGAAGTTCGAATACTGGGGCATGGTCGCGGGCGGCCTGCTCATGGTGTTCACGGGCCTGCTCCTCTACTATCCGGTCTTCTTCACCGCCTTCCTCCCCGGCCAGCTCGTCCCGGCCGCGAAAGTGGCCCACAGCAACGAGGGGCTGATGGCCTTCCTCGTCGTCATCACGTGGCACATCTACAACGCGCATCTCTCGCCGGACGTCTTCCCGTTCGACACGGCCATCTTCACGGGGAAGATCAGCCGCGAGCGCATGCATCACGAGCACCCGCTCGAGCTCGAGAGGATGGAGGCGGGGAATGATCCCGCCCGCCGAAAGGCCTGA
- a CDS encoding cytochrome c3 family protein yields MRRLLVLAVGLAGVLAPARTAAETAAGSQLDGCLSCHADAAMTATLPSGESVPVHVDREKFTSSVHASLECTDCHAGYDAYPHPARSAKNAAEFKAGFLDGCKSCHLDKYEQAGDGVHEKLRAGGNSSAPSCIDCHGAHDVKKASEPRTRISETCAGCHFDVNGKWAESVHGKALLEKGNQDAPVCTDCHRSHDIPDPTQQAWLVRVHELCGKCHSDPEKMKKYGLSANVVETYLWDFHGTTTQLSAAKDSTETGAPRPTALCIDCHGVHDIARADDPDSPVLRANLAKTCQKCHEGATENFPAAWLSHYEPTLEKAPLVWLVKVGYLVLIPFMIGGLCLQILLHLWRVVVNR; encoded by the coding sequence ATGCGACGACTGCTCGTGCTTGCCGTCGGGTTGGCCGGAGTCCTCGCTCCGGCGCGAACCGCTGCCGAAACGGCGGCGGGGTCGCAGCTCGACGGCTGCCTCTCGTGCCACGCGGACGCGGCCATGACCGCGACGCTGCCGAGCGGCGAATCGGTTCCGGTCCACGTGGACCGGGAGAAGTTCACCTCCTCGGTGCACGCCTCCCTCGAATGCACCGATTGCCACGCGGGGTACGACGCCTACCCCCATCCGGCGCGGTCGGCGAAGAACGCGGCGGAATTCAAGGCGGGCTTCCTCGACGGCTGCAAGTCCTGCCACCTCGACAAGTACGAGCAGGCCGGGGACGGCGTGCACGAGAAGCTCCGGGCCGGCGGCAACTCCTCCGCGCCGTCGTGCATCGACTGCCACGGCGCGCACGACGTGAAGAAGGCCTCCGAGCCGCGCACGCGGATCTCGGAGACCTGCGCGGGCTGCCACTTCGACGTCAACGGGAAGTGGGCGGAGAGCGTGCACGGCAAGGCCCTGCTGGAGAAGGGGAACCAGGACGCTCCCGTCTGCACCGACTGCCACCGGTCGCACGACATCCCGGATCCGACGCAGCAGGCCTGGCTCGTACGGGTGCACGAGTTGTGCGGCAAGTGCCACTCGGACCCCGAGAAGATGAAGAAGTACGGCCTGTCCGCCAACGTGGTGGAGACCTACCTCTGGGACTTCCACGGAACGACGACGCAGCTCTCCGCGGCGAAGGACTCCACCGAAACGGGCGCGCCGCGTCCGACGGCGCTGTGCATCGACTGCCACGGCGTTCACGACATCGCCAGGGCGGACGACCCCGACTCGCCGGTCCTCCGCGCGAACCTCGCGAAGACCTGTCAGAAATGTCATGAAGGCGCGACCGAGAACTTCCCGGCCGCCTGGTTGTCCCACTACGAGCCGACCCTCGAAAAGGCACCCCTCGTGTGGCTCGTGAAGGTCGGCTACCTCGTCCTGATCCCGTTCATGATCGGGGGACTCTGCCTCCAGATCCTCCTGCACCTCTGGCGCGTGGTGGTGAACCGATGA
- a CDS encoding Rrf2 family transcriptional regulator: MLSRSSEYAIRALSYMGARKERAFMLSREIAEELGMPPPFLAKVLQTLAGAGILESQRGRGGGFRLARDPEKLSLFEVVEPFDHLADRKICVLGQKTCSEETACPLHHAWKATRGMFLTALEGTTLAAVERMNVPGGFPWRAKPNPVPPATASRS; encoded by the coding sequence ATGCTGTCGCGGAGCTCCGAATACGCCATTCGCGCTCTTTCCTACATGGGGGCGCGGAAGGAACGGGCGTTCATGCTGAGCCGGGAGATCGCGGAAGAGCTCGGCATGCCGCCGCCGTTCCTCGCCAAGGTGCTGCAGACGCTGGCCGGAGCGGGAATCCTCGAGAGCCAGCGCGGGCGCGGCGGAGGCTTCCGCCTCGCGCGCGACCCCGAGAAGCTCTCCCTGTTCGAGGTCGTGGAGCCGTTCGACCACCTCGCCGATCGGAAGATCTGCGTGCTCGGCCAGAAGACCTGCTCGGAGGAGACGGCCTGCCCGCTCCACCACGCGTGGAAGGCCACGCGCGGGATGTTCCTGACGGCCCTCGAGGGAACGACGCTGGCCGCCGTCGAGCGGATGAACGTCCCGGGCGGCTTCCCCTGGCGCGCCAAGCCGAATCCGGTGCCGCCGGCGACCGCCTCGAGGTCCTGA
- a CDS encoding TatD family hydrolase, with protein MIDTHCHLTHARFRDDVDAVIARARDAGLEGCVTIGTGVDDAARVVELSRRHPGFVVCTAGLDPFSSHAAGDAFDDHLARLAEGLRSGAYVAVGEVGLDYHYALDPRPIQAERFRRQLEIARDLDLPVVIHVRDAHEDLAAILKEHAGCRGVIHSFTAGIREAERYLELGWSLAFNGVVTFRNAEEVREAARACPSERLLFETDAPYLAPAPHRGERCEPAHLTATVHRVAQLRGEEPETLARTASANARALFRLR; from the coding sequence ATGATCGACACGCACTGTCACCTCACCCACGCGAGATTCCGCGACGACGTCGACGCGGTGATCGCCCGCGCCCGCGACGCGGGACTCGAAGGCTGCGTGACCATCGGGACCGGGGTGGACGATGCGGCGCGGGTGGTGGAGCTTTCGCGTCGCCACCCGGGGTTCGTCGTCTGCACGGCGGGGCTCGATCCGTTCTCCTCCCACGCCGCGGGGGACGCATTCGACGACCACCTCGCGCGCCTGGCGGAAGGGCTTCGCTCGGGTGCGTACGTCGCGGTGGGCGAGGTGGGCCTGGACTACCACTACGCCCTCGATCCTCGCCCGATCCAAGCCGAGCGATTCCGTCGGCAGCTCGAGATCGCGCGGGATCTCGACCTGCCGGTCGTGATCCACGTACGCGACGCGCACGAGGACCTCGCCGCCATCCTGAAGGAGCACGCCGGATGCCGGGGGGTGATCCACAGCTTCACGGCCGGAATCCGCGAGGCGGAGCGTTACCTCGAGCTCGGCTGGTCGCTCGCGTTCAACGGAGTCGTGACCTTCCGGAACGCGGAGGAAGTCCGCGAGGCCGCGCGAGCCTGCCCTTCCGAACGCCTGCTCTTCGAGACCGACGCGCCGTACCTCGCCCCCGCACCGCATCGCGGCGAGCGGTGCGAGCCCGCGCACCTCACGGCGACCGTGCACCGGGTGGCGCAGCTCCGGGGCGAGGAGCCGGAGACGCTCGCGCGAACCGCGAGCGCGAACGCGCGCGCGTTGTTCCGCCTGCGCTGA
- a CDS encoding glutathione S-transferase: protein MSEPLVIYIGEKNISSWSMRGWVALKHKGVPFEERTISLVHDPDRVERRRVSPTGRVPVLHHGAVVVPDSLAIIEYLDEVFPPPDHPPMWPADRAARAHARWLAATMHSGFAALRESMSFNLCFLPKRPEPTSAALRDAAEMLGLLEGALTANRQPGPYLFGEFGAVDVMYATAAWRLVAFEVSTHATPRAGAYLHAVLEHPAVRAWLDAARALPPVERE from the coding sequence ATGTCCGAGCCCCTCGTGATCTACATCGGCGAGAAGAACATCTCCTCGTGGTCCATGCGCGGCTGGGTCGCGCTCAAGCACAAGGGCGTCCCGTTCGAGGAGCGCACGATCTCGCTCGTGCACGATCCCGACCGCGTCGAGCGGCGTCGGGTCTCCCCTACCGGCCGGGTTCCGGTCCTCCATCACGGGGCGGTCGTCGTCCCGGACTCCCTCGCCATCATCGAGTACCTCGACGAGGTGTTCCCGCCCCCGGACCACCCGCCGATGTGGCCCGCGGACCGGGCGGCGCGCGCCCACGCGCGTTGGCTCGCGGCGACGATGCACTCCGGCTTCGCCGCGCTGCGCGAGTCGATGTCCTTCAACCTGTGTTTCCTGCCGAAACGTCCGGAGCCCACCTCCGCCGCGCTCCGGGACGCGGCGGAGATGCTCGGCCTGCTCGAGGGCGCGCTGACCGCGAACCGGCAACCCGGCCCTTACCTGTTCGGGGAATTCGGCGCCGTCGACGTCATGTACGCGACGGCGGCCTGGCGCCTCGTCGCGTTCGAGGTCTCCACCCACGCGACGCCGCGCGCCGGGGCGTACCTTCACGCCGTCCTCGAGCATCCGGCGGTCCGGGCCTGGCTGGATGCGGCGCGCGCGCTCCCGCCGGTCGAGCGGGAGTAA